The stretch of DNA ACTTCAAAGTGCACATGCTTTCTGCCATCTCACCAAATTCATCACAAAACTCTGAAGCCAATGGATGTGAACAGTGAGCCAGACAACAGGCTGCAGCCAAAGCAATTCAGGTATGAGCACAATGAAATGCGAAGATGAGACTACAGAATTTTAGTTTTAGCCTAAACCACTAACCTGGTTCAGTGCACCCTCACTGTCTAGAAACCCCTTGGCTTATTAAAAAAGCCACTTCACTTGAacttgtttttccattttactaCAGGCAAATATTACTGTTAATACTGGTGCTAACTCGCTCCTTCTGGAGCAAGTTGCCTTTCATAGGAACCAGACAGCCACCCCTGAAACTTTATCCATCTTTCCTGGCAAAGCCAATTCCACTCCTGAAAAGCCTCTTGACTGATTTCATAGTCTTCTAAGAAATCCTTAAGCCTGTTCCTCAGCATGCCTTATTACTGCTGCCTCCCTTCATGAAGACAAATTACTGAAGATTATTCTGCATTTGGTTTTAGAGTGAATACAATTAGACAAAAGCCTCAATGGAAATAGCTATCTGCTGCTGGATTGACATCTAAGAGAAGTGCCCTGAGTTAAGACAACTGTTGTATGTACACCTTTAGCTGCAAACAGACTTTGCCTTAGAGAGAAGCCCTCAAAATTCAATGCCCAGTGCTCGATGATTTCACTGTCACGCACATCTCCACAAACCCCACTCTCTGAATTTCAACTCCAAAAAATTTTTGAATACTCACATCCATTAAACAGAATCCTGTAAAAATACGTGTGTTGGACAGAAGTAGACCTATTCTTCAGTAGCAAGTTGGAGTAAGACTCTCGAAGGGCCACCAGCTACACTCTTCCAGTGAAAGGTCCTGCACCTGAAAAGGTCTTTCTCCTCTGTAATATTCCACTCAACAATAACCCTGTTTCcagaaaaaagattaaagttGTAGGTCCTGATTCATAAGTAGCTTAAGGGTTTTACGTAGTTTGTGAAATTCTCCAATTTCTAGTCACGACTCAGAGCAGTAATTACAGTAGAGCACCAGCTGGCAACTTCCATGTTTATTGGCCAGAACGTCAACATAGCTACCCACTTACACCAACTAACGGAACTAAATTTTAATGCTGCTTCACAGCATGTGTACTTGTCAAGCCATTAACCAACAgttctataaaatattttgatttacCTGAGGTTTCACAAAGAAGACTGTACAATTACATACAGTACATTTGGCATATATGTATCAAAATTCTTGTTggagaaataaattacaaacaATGGTACAAAGCCACTCCAAGACAACCTTTGTTCAACAAGAACGTGTGTgagttttacagttttattttttgtattgcTCTTACAGTAAGCAAACTATTTAGTTTATACAAAATAAACCTGTAGTTTtatatagtttaaaaaaatcatctttggCTAAACAAAGCTCCTcctatttttatacatatatttatatatatacaaacaTCAGATATTTTACAAGACCATGTAGGAAGCTGTACACATAGATACAATAAAGAGAACATTAACCAAGTTTCACACTTTACAAAAAAGGAATCCCAAGTCAGATTCAAAACGGTCAAACCCTGCCTCCCATCACCTATACAGATATGAAAGCAAGTAACACAGATAAGGAATAAACAACTTTGTAATAAAATACTGCCTGCCTTTTTTGATGCAGAGAGGAAGCATTTAAATGGAGAGAAGTGACTTCCCTCAGTGCCTTCAGTACTGTGCACATGTTGATCCATAAGGATATAGTTAAAAGAATACTCTTAGTAGAGTCCAACTTTTGCACAAATACGAACACTTCTCTGCAAACTTACTGTTCTTAAAACAGTTTCAGTTAGATTTAAATCTTCACCAAATTAACAATTGTCACAAATGTTTGTTAAGAACAAACACAGGCTGGTGCACCAATCCCCCACTGAAATcaccaggcactgccagcattAGCACAGAAGGTGAGATTTGAtcattaaaagcaaacatttcagaagcaaGCATTTAAGACGGAAGACTGCCAGAACTGACATCATCACCTACTCAAGTCATTCCTTGTAACAGTTTCCAGAGCACTACCTAAAATAAGGGCAATGCACTGTTTGGCAGCATGACAATCCATTCTGTAGGTCACATGTACAATACTCCAAAGTGGTCAGTGACAACAACATCACGGACAAATTATCTGATGGTTTATTAGAAAGAGAGGTCTGTCCCATCAGTTGGAGAGGGAACAAAAAAACATGCTGACATTGAAGAAATGGTCACTGGACTCTGAAAAAGAGCCAATTCAATCCAAGTTGAAAGACAATGCACTTTGGTGGGGCTATTAACTGAAGTCTAACTGAACTCAGCAGATGCTCTGACTGAATAAAGACTACAGCAATTCTGGTCCTCCATACAGAATAAAACCTCAAAAATCAAtgaactcattaaaaaaaacccttgcaacttccagggatgtttctcagagagaagaaaaaaaaaaaaacctttttagAAATTTGGGATAAAACAGCAGTGTGTATGAgatgtgtgtgtaaatatatatatatacacacacacacacactttagGTATGTTCTAGTAAAACTGGAAACAGTtataacagattttttaaaatagaacatAATGAATTTCTAATGTACTAAACAATTTGTAAAGATAGATGCAATTGCTGTCAAAACATGCCAAGTTGACAAGCTTTTGAAAACTGCTTGTTTTTACAGAgaagttttgtttctggttAGTAGCTACAAAGTCACACTTTATGAAACTGTAAAGGTCTGTctgtttctaaattaatttttaacagaaaatcaCTTCTcaatatttactctttttttaacaaaacagaatGTTTATTATGTTGAAGACCTTAACAAAGTACCTTTTCCAGATGTAATTTGGAATAGAAAAACATAATGGCCTTTGCGGAGTAGTGCTCATATGAAGTTAACACTTAAGCTACCCTGCACACCGACTATTCTGAAAACAGATTCTGTTAGATTTAACTCTCCAGTAAGTAAACAATCGTcacaaatatttgttaaaaacaaGCTGCAGGATCCACCTATTCCTGAGCAACAGAATTCAATTACTAGATAAGCAACTTCTGGAATCATTGCCCtgccttattttaaaagaacaagtCCTCACTTCTTAAAATATGTTCCACAGTCACAAAGATGACCTACCTGTCATTTTCCAGGATTATCTGCCAACTGGATTCCAAAGCACTCTCACTTTTTAAGATCAGAGTTCGACATCAGCACACACAGAACTTCTGTCAAGCGAAACAAGAGCCACCATTCCCACTCAACTGCTTGCCCTTGTCTCCACTCACAGAACACCTTTAACTAACAGGAGATGTCACCCACTTGAAATGATACTGCCCCATGCGCAGTGTCAAAGCCCTTTCTTCCCTAGCCACTTGGTTTGTGAAGTTCCCTCTGTGTTACCCTGTTAAAGAACGTCAGAGGAAACGCAGACAATAACTAACAGTGCACTGGATTTACCAAACTCAGTATTCTGACTTGGATACCACCCCATAATCCCATCATACGAATGCAGTGGCTCCAGTCCATCCCTGCAGGTAACAGCTACGCCCTGTAACCATGAAGCAACTTGGTTTGAGTCTACTTGCACTTGGATTTCTTGAACAGCTTCATTAACTGCTTGAATCTTTCTGAAACCTAAtggaggacaaaaaaaaaaaaaaaaaaaaaaagatacatcaTTAAGGCCCCAGACCCAGACTTCCACATCTACCAAGACAGATTGATCTgacatcaattttttttaagaccaCCACTATTTGCTTACAAGAAATTTTAGTAGGAGAATTTTAGGAGCACCAATAACAGATTAACTGGATCTAGAAGTCTTCCTACACCTTTCACACTTGAAATAGCTTCCAGGTTAATCAAGGAGAGCTAGAGCCAACACAGGTTTAACACAGGTTTCCCtacaaaaagagggaaaaaaatgaaggcttCAAAGACAATTAGCCTTGAATTTGCCATGTGTAACCATGAGTAAGATGCAAATGTAAAGACAAAAGCTTATTTTGTACACCACAAAAAGCACCGTTTATAGGTTATTTTCAACCCTCTTATACAATTATTGCTTCAGGTATTTTTGGCTCATCATGGAGTAATCTGCCCACCAGGGATTTTACATAACTGGTCTGTAGATCAGAGTAAAAAGTTTTTTCCTGAACATAGCTACAGCTGACATAGTGACCTCATTCAGCTCTAAGCTAGTGTTTCTTATTGCTATATACATATTGCTATAGCATATTGATGATCCACCAAACTAACTGGGAAGAGAGGCATAAATGCACAGATAACACTGTTTTATCCAACCAGCCACCCCAACAGCTtccaaaccccacaaaaacccTGCAGCCATACAAAACAACACTCTAAAAGCCAAATCCCAATCATGCAGGATTTCCTAATGGAGTCAAATGTGTTTCTCCCTTTCTAGATTTTCAGGATATAgattaagagaaaaattcaaCTTAAGTGTAAAGTTATATGCAAACCTCTGGAAATACTCTACATTAATTTGCTATCTGTGTCTTTTgaaactttttaattaaaaaatgaaagaaaaatgaaacatcttcattaaaaatgtcctttctgCACAACCCTGGTACTTTTTTTGAGCTCtaacttcaatttttttcctaatttattaAAGGTGTGCAAAGGCTTCAGGCCTCTCAAAATTGCCTTTCTTTATCTAAGTGCCGATCCAACAACAATCCCTTATGAGTGTAGCACTTTCAACACACCAATCAAACAAGTATTGAGGAATCCCCATAATACACCtataatgtgtatttttaagaagtaaCAACTGGCAgaatcagattattttttacaaGAATCCCCCAAAATGacatgaggaaaagaaaactacagATTTGCAGACAATCTCCAAAGATCTTTGTTCAACTACAATTGTCAGTGTAGGAATATTGCTGTTAGCAAACATAAGAATATCATCACCTACCTGATTTGGGCTTTTGTTTAGCCTAGTGgccaaggaaacaaaagtttTGCTTGATGGTCCTTTTTTCTGACATTCCAGTAAAATTTCTCGGTCATCATTTCTAGacaaaagtgaatttttaaaatattcatacatATAGTTGTGTACGTGCACACAAGCAAAATAATACATACAGGCCTATATAAAATTTGGAGTATTTCCAAACTACAGAATATGAATTCAAACAGCAGCAATGAATTTGTGGAGGATCCTTTCTTCTACCAGCACAGAGTAATAGAGTCAGTACAAACAAGTGGTAGTGGAGATTATGTTCCCATACTACGAAGAGCAGGATTGTTATAACAGTTAGCCCCAAACCAAAGTTAAAGAATTTTAAGCTTCTAAACCAGACATTTAAACTTGAATTGAGAGGAACTCAGATTCAACAGGGTCAGTAGTTCCAGGTGCACATGCCTCAGTTTGCATGGCTGAATAGCAGCTTTCACCTAAGGCCCACTGATGTTCAAAGATCAACCAGAGAGGCACTTGACTTCTCTAAGTGGCTTAATGTAATAAAGATACTCGGAGCACATCTACTGTTCAGATGAGaataaaaaatcagaagtcTATTCTGTAGTGTGTCACCAGTTTCCTGTTTGTCTCATCAACGATTTAGGCAAAATGTGTATAGacagtaattttatttgacTGAAACCTGTCATACTTcaataaattatatttcttttcttcaatttcaaagaaaaacgTAATGaccaattatttaaataaatgccttttttttctaaaagacaaacaaaagttcaaagataaataaaaagtgTGAAACCGAAAACCTGGTCATATTCATAAGGAAAACTGTAAGTCTCTTCCTACCTTTTTGGtgtgcatattaaaaaaaaatcacattagcttttgctgtcttttttccatgaaggagctgattttcttttaaaatgttacctAGAAACTAACTTTATATCCAAACTATAGTTTAGAAAGGTCTGTCCTGAAAAATTTTAGAACCCCCTTTATAAAGTGTTGATTGTATCAAGTTGTACCAAGAACAGCAAAACCTGCCAACTatagtttcttaaaaataagaatacaCGACGATAATTTTGCATGAATTATTGACATGTACAGCCACCTCACTTGTCACACACATCCTGCAAATTGGAGTACCTGAGTTGAATGGTTGACTAGTACATTTCCACATATTGAGCAGCTCAGACCCGAAAACAAAAAACTGTTTGCTCTCATGCCTTCCCTCAGAAGGGGAAATCTTTAGCTATTCTCCTTCACCAGTCACTGATGCCTCATAGGAACATCAAGGACCTCCATTCCCTACCAAGCCTGGCTGGAATTTTTGGACAGAAGAAATAAACTGCGCAGGGGAAATAACAAGAACAGACAGTGCATTACAGTAGGTCTTGTCACCTATGGCCCAtaactttcaaaacaaaagccagGAGGACTCTTACTTCGGGATATGTGGATAAGTGATGGACACCAATCTCCCAGAGCAATCCTGCATTGATAAAAGGAGGGTCCCATTCCACTTTTTAGAGAAGGGTGTAGCGCTACCAAATAACTTCAGTCATCAGCTAAATacccttttcttccctcttttcagTGTATAAGGTAGTTTAAAAAAGCCCTAAAGCAATCAAGCAGATCAAATCAGAAATTACCTTGTCCAGGATACTACtacttctcccttctttttaatgatgtttttgGCATAGAGGCTAGGTGATGATGGAGATGAACCCAAGGCAGAAGAGTCTTTGTTCTGCTGTAGCTCATTCTTCTTATTGGAACATTGTTTGGGTGATGAATTTCTATCTTCAGACCTGATATTACTTCCATCACTCCCCTCACCTGCTGATTCAGTTCCTTTTCGTTGCCTTTTTGAATCGGAATTCTCTTCTACggtctcttttttcctctttttactAGTTTTATCATCTATACTTATCTGGCACCCTCCATTAGTCTTTGAACTGGGTTTTGTTTCAAGATCACATTCCCCTCTTACAGTCTCATCAGAAAGCTCTTCTGTTAAGTCTACAGATGCATTGAAGCACTCTTCaagttcttcctttttatcACTGACTTCCGAGTTTCCTGTTGAAGTTTCCCGAGTCCCGTTATCTGCTCTGGATTTCACTGCATGACATGAAGTTCCATTAACAACACCATCTGTTATGTATGACTTCATATTGcatccagcaggaaaagaagcTTGAGATCTAACATGcatttcatttatgtttttgGATACTTGCAATTTGTGTGCctcagattgctcagagccttTATCTGGGCTTTCAGTGTCGTGGCTCTCTTTGTCTGAAGATTTTCTACGGGTCCCAAGCAACTCAgtactttcttcctttccaataCTATTGTGTGACTCCTTCAGAGGCTGAGCTAAGGTAGGATTTTGTTCTTGTTCAGCACTGACGTGAGGCAAGTGATCCATCTTAACCAGATCTGGTTTGACGGCTTCTTTCACGGTGGCACTCTGGCtgtccctttcttttcccccagttctcgtttctccttttccagtctTGGTTGAGGATGCCTGTGCCTCCTTCACTGGAGCCATCTGATCAGAAGCTGGTGAGACAGATGGCACTGCACGCCTAATCTTTACAATAAAATGATCATTGGATTTCTCCATGATTACTGCTTGCATTGGTAGGCTGGGGCGACACTGAAAACCAGGAGCAACAGGCCGACTTGTCCACGATGATGAACAACTTGATTTACTGCTTGAGTTATCAGATTCTAAAGCCAAATGAATGTCTTGTTCAGTGGCATCCTCCTCTCCAAGAAGTGCATCTTCGCTGTAATGTGCACTAACAACACCCTCTGGAGCTGAGCTAGAATTATTCTCAGGTTTtaggaagctgaggtgagcaTCTGATTTCAAAGGTGATGGAATCGTTAAGGAAACAGCCAAATCTTCAAGAAGGATAGAAGAAACACATGATTTATTCTTCTGCAAATTGCATTCATCTTCTTTGCACGAAGCCGAGTTTGTGGAAACCTCAAACATACAGCTCTCATCCAGCACATCTGGATCAACAGGCATCTGAGGCCTAGATGCTAGTGAGGGAGCTCTTACAGGTGAAACAACAGTCCAGCTAATACCCTCTTCCTGTTTACAATCCATGCATGCGTCCTTTGGAGCAATTTCTTGCTCTAGTTCAGCAGCATTATCCCTGCATTTATGACTGTctaaaaactgtttttctggtGTCCTGAATTCACACTCATTTCTGTTGATATTGccaccatttttttccaagagatcAGAGCCTTGCAAtaagcttttaaatatttcaccCATTTGAGCATCACTTACAAGATTAAATGTGAGACTGGACGCTTGTTGTTCTGTGAGAAGCTCATAACTAAGATCAGACTTGTTAGCATCTCTGGACAGTTGGAGTCCTTCCTTTTCATGTTTAACACCCTTCACTGGAGTAAGAGTGCTTTGTAAATTACTCTCTTTAGAGAGGTGAACTTTTGTTTGGGAACTTCTTGTGTTATCAATGGAGTTAAGACATTTTGTAAAGGCAGTTTTTGGTGTACCTGTCTTATTTTTCTCATGGTGACACTTAGGTTGTTGATAATCCACAGTTGCCTTTGAAATATATTCTTCGGGCTTTTGAGAACCATCTTTCAGGGACTTTTTTCTAGATCTCTGCACATCATTTTTATGACTGATcttgtggttttgctttccagctctTTCGAACTTCCCATCCTCACCCTCATTTCCCACATCACATAGCTTTATTATAATTCTCTTTATCTTTTCAAATAAGTAATCAAGCTGTTCATCTACAAATTTCCACAACTGTTTTTTCATATCTGACACTTGCTGTTCAAAAAGACGGTCCACTATTGCATTCTTTTTAACTTGTTTAAGTTTTGACTCTATAATATCACAGATATTCAATTTTAATGTATCACCTAATGCACATATCTTGGAAAAGTTCAAGTATCTTATTAATGCTGTAAAATTTATGATCCCagattctataattctgtgaaaatgcTGAACTGGGAAGTGTACTTTGAACTTCATATAACTTTTCCTCATCTGTTTTCGTATAGCTCTGAGCATCTGCATGATTTCTTGTATATTTGAAGGTTCAACAATAACATGAACTATTTTTTCAAGACAAGCAATGctcacagttttgtttttcctcatattcTTTGAAGATCTGAAGGTCTGATTTTTATGCCTCTCTCTGTTCTTTCGTGTGCTTACTTGCACAGAAACAAATTTTCCATTATCTTCATTGCAGTGcacagttttgctgttttgattCTGAGGACTGCTGGTCAAATTTCGTGTCTCAGAAGAAGCTTTTGGTCTCgacttttttgtattttcagagcCTCTCTCTggtttagatttttctttctcttcatcGCTACTCACAATTTCGCCTTCTTCTATTTCATCTGAAGAGATACTTAGCTGAGACTCCATCTCTAAGTGTTCATCAGACATACTAACtggcttttgattttctttgtttaccTCCTTTGACAAGTTCTTTGAGGGACAGATGACAACAGCACCTTCAGGAATTAAatctataaaaagaaaacagtttgcTAATCACCATAAAGAATGcaattttaaacagcattttcagaaagacCTGCAAGATTCTCTTCTGTAAACTGACTATTCAGAACTGTTTGTTTGAACTCGGGAAGCCTGAGCTATAACAAGTTTGGGTGGTTTGCTTCAGCAGTTTAAGGGATTTGAGCTTTAAGGGGCAAATTGAGCTTTATTTTGAGCAAATTTTGAGCTTTAAGGGGCCTCAACATTTCACCAAACACATGCGAACTATCT from Corvus cornix cornix isolate S_Up_H32 chromosome 3, ASM73873v5, whole genome shotgun sequence encodes:
- the CASP8AP2 gene encoding CASP8-associated protein 2 isoform X1 is translated as MAAGEDGLGLFDIRYSAEASPFREGDESSVDIYDGLDSSVSVSDNFAPNTTPSRSSLNLFDEILIEEGTAKKASYDELQAEYGKCQQQIKELMKKFKEIQAQNIILQNENQALKKNISALIKTARVEINRKDEEISHLHQRLSEFPNHRRTYLPGSTKTKDSKFRPSDLGDNMKMEHRMKNDCSKDGYHSYSSHNTDSGKSGSEKRNTPFLLRHPPEELCSDGTHTCALSYDHTSSKESRKERKETKSNEQYSRGNVNKYKREVHQSTGNDGDSEEGNSDPQQKLKTLSEKASKNELQQKSQSMKLKCSPSVERRVERGVSSWEKQTAGKDRFQTRGELYADERLQSGLKKDIKTHDKGEKHAGQKNKPTEKLQEQPRRPGRGSSPHSKNEHSKTVHESRKCRVEESRKVKHIDCKRDRGTDDHISREGRTSPSNSSSREHKYARLKESSSRHEWETAHSKSERHRTEEKRKREREDQDENRHFRNEKKVAKEFSHQSVKDSKKGTDVTKSMRKKPCKLEETSRVADSLKNDKVPKTKGNRTGPKSKDLKLSFMEKLNLTLSPNKKQCLSAVGRLRKPSQKATDEGGTELTLQAELLDSAHPLDCGPTEHSHSALQVLDAAAQSNVEPSLPVSVSSENGALKVAAADPAQCEALPAVAADEPSSETFPEADVGQVQPQTLPEAAKVLVPDEMEAETPSEVAEACDPVELEASGKTAAVTGLNHPESLPLEVTGSMAECEELPVTEGEMQDGNVPAAEVAEPEPASASMGDLLESAAEKKEEDKIWVATDKESSADQCGSQNVVLDDSEARSSGDLESSGTADGISETKPDCLMEVVRDDDHVAAENVDCPMEEKSICEISISTSHLLDRTIITAKDEPLVDQNTCNLEPDLTDNSTATASSLSGEMCPITKEIETNPVSVDDDSSILSIDLNHLRYIPKAISPLNSPVRPLAKALKMEGPCKGLVKTYNKDLIPEGAVVICPSKNLSKEVNKENQKPVSMSDEHLEMESQLSISSDEIEEGEIVSSDEEKEKSKPERGSENTKKSRPKASSETRNLTSSPQNQNSKTVHCNEDNGKFVSVQVSTRKNRERHKNQTFRSSKNMRKNKTVSIACLEKIVHVIVEPSNIQEIMQMLRAIRKQMRKSYMKFKVHFPVQHFHRIIESGIINFTALIRYLNFSKICALGDTLKLNICDIIESKLKQVKKNAIVDRLFEQQVSDMKKQLWKFVDEQLDYLFEKIKRIIIKLCDVGNEGEDGKFERAGKQNHKISHKNDVQRSRKKSLKDGSQKPEEYISKATVDYQQPKCHHEKNKTGTPKTAFTKCLNSIDNTRSSQTKVHLSKESNLQSTLTPVKGVKHEKEGLQLSRDANKSDLSYELLTEQQASSLTFNLVSDAQMGEIFKSLLQGSDLLEKNGGNINRNECEFRTPEKQFLDSHKCRDNAAELEQEIAPKDACMDCKQEEGISWTVVSPVRAPSLASRPQMPVDPDVLDESCMFEVSTNSASCKEDECNLQKNKSCVSSILLEDLAVSLTIPSPLKSDAHLSFLKPENNSSSAPEGVVSAHYSEDALLGEEDATEQDIHLALESDNSSSKSSCSSSWTSRPVAPGFQCRPSLPMQAVIMEKSNDHFIVKIRRAVPSVSPASDQMAPVKEAQASSTKTGKGETRTGGKERDSQSATVKEAVKPDLVKMDHLPHVSAEQEQNPTLAQPLKESHNSIGKEESTELLGTRRKSSDKESHDTESPDKGSEQSEAHKLQVSKNINEMHVRSQASFPAGCNMKSYITDGVVNGTSCHAVKSRADNGTRETSTGNSEVSDKKEELEECFNASVDLTEELSDETVRGECDLETKPSSKTNGGCQISIDDKTSKKRKKETVEENSDSKRQRKGTESAGEGSDGSNIRSEDRNSSPKQCSNKKNELQQNKDSSALGSSPSSPSLYAKNIIKKKGEVVVSWTRNDDREILLECQKKGPSSKTFVSLATRLNKSPNQVSERFKQLMKLFKKSKCK
- the CASP8AP2 gene encoding CASP8-associated protein 2 isoform X3 produces the protein MKKFKEIQAQNIILQNENQALKKNISALIKTARVEINRKDEEISHLHQRLSEFPNHRRTYLPGSTKTKDSKFRPSDLGDNMKMEHRMKNDCSKDGYHSYSSHNTDSGKSGSEKRNTPFLLRHPPEELCSDGTHTCALSYDHTSSKESRKERKETKSNEQYSRGNVNKYKREVHQSTGNDGDSEEGNSDPQQKLKTLSEKASKNELQQKSQSMKLKCSPSVERRVERGVSSWEKQTAGKDRFQTRGELYADERLQSGLKKDIKTHDKGEKHAGQKNKPTEKLQEQPRRPGRGSSPHSKNEHSKTVHESRKCRVEESRKVKHIDCKRDRGTDDHISREGRTSPSNSSSREHKYARLKESSSRHEWETAHSKSERHRTEEKRKREREDQDENRHFRNEKKVAKEFSHQSVKDSKKGTDVTKSMRKKPCKLEETSRVADSLKNDKVPKTKGNRTGPKSKDLKLSFMEKLNLTLSPNKKQCLSAVGRLRKPSQKATDEGGTELTLQAELLDSAHPLDCGPTEHSHSALQVLDAAAQSNVEPSLPVSVSSENGALKVAAADPAQCEALPAVAADEPSSETFPEADVGQVQPQTLPEAAKVLVPDEMEAETPSEVAEACDPVELEASGKTAAVTGLNHPESLPLEVTGSMAECEELPVTEGEMQDGNVPAAEVAEPEPASASMGDLLESAAEKKEEDKIWVATDKESSADQCGSQNVVLDDSEARSSGDLESSGTADGISETKPDCLMEVVRDDDHVAAENVDCPMEEKSICEISISTSHLLDRTIITAKDEPLVDQNTCNLEPDLTDNSTATASSLSGEMCPITKEIETNPVSVDDDSSILSIDLNHLRYIPKAISPLNSPVRPLAKALKMEGPCKGLVKTYNKDLIPEGAVVICPSKNLSKEVNKENQKPVSMSDEHLEMESQLSISSDEIEEGEIVSSDEEKEKSKPERGSENTKKSRPKASSETRNLTSSPQNQNSKTVHCNEDNGKFVSVQVSTRKNRERHKNQTFRSSKNMRKNKTVSIACLEKIVHVIVEPSNIQEIMQMLRAIRKQMRKSYMKFKVHFPVQHFHRIIESGIINFTALIRYLNFSKICALGDTLKLNICDIIESKLKQVKKNAIVDRLFEQQVSDMKKQLWKFVDEQLDYLFEKIKRIIIKLCDVGNEGEDGKFERAGKQNHKISHKNDVQRSRKKSLKDGSQKPEEYISKATVDYQQPKCHHEKNKTGTPKTAFTKCLNSIDNTRSSQTKVHLSKESNLQSTLTPVKGVKHEKEGLQLSRDANKSDLSYELLTEQQASSLTFNLVSDAQMGEIFKSLLQGSDLLEKNGGNINRNECEFRTPEKQFLDSHKCRDNAAELEQEIAPKDACMDCKQEEGISWTVVSPVRAPSLASRPQMPVDPDVLDESCMFEVSTNSASCKEDECNLQKNKSCVSSILLEDLAVSLTIPSPLKSDAHLSFLKPENNSSSAPEGVVSAHYSEDALLGEEDATEQDIHLALESDNSSSKSSCSSSWTSRPVAPGFQCRPSLPMQAVIMEKSNDHFIVKIRRAVPSVSPASDQMAPVKEAQASSTKTGKGETRTGGKERDSQSATVKEAVKPDLVKMDHLPHVSAEQEQNPTLAQPLKESHNSIGKEESTELLGTRRKSSDKESHDTESPDKGSEQSEAHKLQVSKNINEMHVRSQASFPAGCNMKSYITDGVVNGTSCHAVKSRADNGTRETSTGNSEVSDKKEELEECFNASVDLTEELSDETVRGECDLETKPSSKTNGGCQISIDDKTSKKRKKETVEENSDSKRQRKGTESAGEGSDGSNIRSEDRNSSPKQCSNKKNELQQNKDSSALGSSPSSPSLYAKNIIKKKGEVVVSWTRNDDREILLECQKKGPSSKTFVSLATRLNKSPNQVSERFKQLMKLFKKSKCK